The proteins below come from a single Psychrobacter sp. FDAARGOS_221 genomic window:
- a CDS encoding OmpW/AlkL family protein: MIKRQALLLAALAGLSMTSAMAETAGTWTVGAGAAYVDPKSNNGTLDNGLKVEVDSDIKPTLTTEYFVADNVGVELLLAHPFRHDIELKDANGDITKAKTQLLPPTLSLQYHFDSVHNNIKPFIGVGANYTAFFKERLQGSDADLELKNKWAVAGHAGVDFKVTPTDAIRLDARYIDLDTDVRVDGDKLGKVELKPWVYGISYVKRF; this comes from the coding sequence ATGATTAAACGTCAAGCATTACTATTAGCTGCTCTAGCTGGTCTAAGCATGACATCTGCAATGGCAGAAACCGCTGGTACGTGGACAGTTGGTGCTGGTGCAGCTTATGTTGACCCAAAAAGCAACAACGGTACTTTAGATAACGGTCTTAAAGTAGAAGTTGATTCAGACATCAAACCTACTTTAACTACTGAATACTTTGTTGCTGACAACGTTGGTGTTGAGCTATTATTAGCACACCCATTCCGTCATGACATCGAATTAAAAGATGCTAACGGTGACATCACTAAAGCTAAAACTCAGTTGTTACCACCAACGCTATCTTTACAGTATCACTTTGACAGCGTTCATAACAACATCAAACCATTTATCGGTGTTGGCGCGAACTACACTGCATTCTTTAAAGAGCGCTTACAAGGTTCTGATGCTGATCTTGAGCTGAAAAACAAATGGGCAGTTGCTGGCCATGCTGGTGTTGACTTCAAAGTGACTCCAACTGATGCAATCCGTTTAGACGCTCGTTACATCGACCTAGATACTGATGTACGTGTTGACGGTGACAAGCTAGGTAAAGTTGAGCTTAAGCCATGGGTATATGGCATCTCTTACGTAAAACGTTTCTAA
- a CDS encoding LD-carboxypeptidase, with product MGNQKPDQNMINIKRRQLLTYTLLGASGANGLSAASAQNSSSFAINPNSAAFYPTVDTSTAVATRLFSCSNLVPDPSPNDSVIRRMAQAGFVIENGDIVPRRHLRFGGTDEQRANDLQQVANEQVATPKLLWAVRGGYGAMRLLESVDWQRLGQVMRERGTILAGFSDVTAIQCALLAQGGMSSLAAPMLYSEFNKPEPDQVSCQGFVDALTNPNLTIKLKDAAPVGSETSLSGVLWGGNLSVVAALAGTDYMPNPDGGIVFLEEVGEQPFRIERMLYSLYLSGVFNNQQAIVLGSFSNVGTDGYNSSYGLSEVIKQLQQMTKLPVYTGLPFGHTPNKHSFPLGAQCQLNATSEGVTLKFSGYPVIDSRRINAQALWETPL from the coding sequence ATGGGCAATCAAAAGCCAGATCAGAACATGATTAATATTAAGCGCAGACAGCTGTTAACCTACACCTTACTAGGTGCAAGTGGTGCTAATGGCTTAAGTGCAGCCAGTGCGCAAAATAGTAGCTCCTTTGCTATTAATCCAAACAGCGCGGCCTTTTATCCGACAGTTGATACCTCAACGGCTGTGGCGACGCGTCTATTTTCATGCTCTAACCTGGTCCCTGACCCCAGTCCGAATGACTCAGTAATAAGACGCATGGCGCAAGCGGGGTTTGTTATTGAAAATGGTGATATTGTGCCGCGTAGACACCTTCGCTTTGGTGGTACTGATGAGCAGCGCGCCAATGATTTGCAGCAGGTAGCAAACGAACAAGTAGCCACACCTAAGCTGCTATGGGCGGTGCGCGGTGGCTATGGCGCAATGAGACTGCTAGAATCTGTCGATTGGCAGCGACTGGGGCAGGTGATGCGGGAGCGCGGTACTATATTGGCCGGCTTTAGTGATGTGACTGCCATACAGTGTGCGCTGCTGGCGCAAGGCGGCATGAGCAGCTTGGCAGCACCGATGCTGTATAGTGAATTTAACAAACCCGAGCCTGACCAAGTCAGCTGTCAAGGTTTTGTCGATGCTTTAACCAATCCCAATCTAACCATTAAGCTAAAAGATGCTGCACCAGTCGGATCAGAAACATCACTATCCGGTGTATTGTGGGGCGGTAATCTTAGCGTGGTCGCTGCGTTAGCAGGCACTGATTATATGCCAAATCCAGACGGCGGTATTGTATTCTTAGAAGAAGTGGGTGAGCAGCCATTTCGTATTGAGCGTATGCTGTATAGCTTGTATTTGTCTGGTGTCTTTAACAATCAACAAGCCATCGTATTGGGTAGCTTTAGCAATGTCGGCACTGATGGCTATAACAGTAGCTATGGGCTATCTGAAGTCATCAAGCAGCTGCAACAGATGACTAAATTACCAGTGTATACCGGTCTGCCGTTTGGGCATACACCCAATAAGCACAGCTTTCCATTGGGAGCGCAGTGTCAGCTAAACGCCACGTCTGAGGGCGTAACTCTAAAGTTTAGCGGTTATCCTGTGATTGACAGTCGTCGTATCAATGCCCAAGCCCTGTGGGAGACGCCTTTATAA
- the hemB gene encoding porphobilinogen synthase — MSYTFNRTFPHTRLRRLRVHDHVRSMIREVELLPKHLIAPVFVLEGENQREAVPSMPGVERLSIDLLIDYAKQLLAEGVTTVDIFPVIDASLKTEDGRAAYDPDGLACRAVRALKQHVPEMVVMTDVALDPYTSHGQDGLLDENGYVVNDDTVDVLVKQALAHARAGADIISPSDMMDGRILAIREAFEEEGFVNTGLMAYSAKYASAYYGPFRDAVGSAGNLKGGHKKQYQMDFGNRAEALHEVAMDINEGADMVMIKPGQPYLDLIREVKDTFGVPTFAYQVSGEYAMHMAAIQNGWLSDAVILESLIGFRRAGADGILTYFALEAAKQLNALNSK; from the coding sequence ATGAGTTATACCTTTAATCGTACCTTTCCGCATACCCGCTTACGCCGCTTACGTGTCCATGATCACGTCCGTTCTATGATTCGTGAAGTTGAGCTACTACCGAAACATCTAATCGCACCGGTGTTTGTGCTTGAAGGTGAAAATCAGCGTGAAGCCGTACCTAGTATGCCAGGGGTTGAACGTCTATCGATTGATTTACTGATTGATTATGCCAAACAGCTATTGGCTGAAGGCGTGACTACCGTAGACATCTTCCCAGTGATTGATGCCAGCTTAAAAACTGAAGATGGCCGCGCTGCTTATGATCCAGATGGTTTGGCATGTCGTGCGGTTCGTGCTCTAAAACAGCATGTACCCGAAATGGTTGTTATGACTGATGTGGCACTAGATCCGTATACTTCACATGGTCAAGATGGTCTGCTTGATGAAAATGGCTATGTGGTCAATGACGATACTGTTGACGTCTTGGTTAAGCAAGCCTTAGCACATGCTCGTGCTGGCGCAGATATCATCTCACCCAGTGACATGATGGATGGTCGTATTTTAGCGATTCGTGAAGCCTTTGAAGAGGAAGGTTTTGTTAATACCGGTCTAATGGCCTACTCTGCTAAATACGCGTCTGCCTATTATGGTCCGTTCCGTGATGCGGTTGGCAGTGCTGGCAACTTAAAAGGTGGTCATAAAAAACAATATCAGATGGACTTTGGTAACCGTGCTGAAGCCTTGCATGAAGTAGCAATGGATATTAATGAAGGTGCGGACATGGTGATGATTAAGCCAGGTCAACCTTATTTGGACTTAATCCGTGAAGTCAAAGATACGTTCGGTGTACCGACCTTTGCTTATCAAGTATCCGGTGAGTATGCGATGCATATGGCCGCTATCCAAAATGGTTGGTTATCAGATGCGGTTATCTTAGAGTCATTGATTGGCTTTAGACGTGCTGGCGCAGATGGCATCTTAACTTATTTTGCCTTAGAAGCAGCCAAACAGTTGAATGCGCTAAATTCAAAATAA
- a CDS encoding UvrD-helicase domain-containing protein gives MSKLNPKQQEAMTYVSGPLLVLAGAGSGKTSVITRKIAYLIEQCNIPAERITAVTFTNKAAREMKARVTTLLPKEKTRGLTVSTFHQFGLQFLRYELLHTPLKGNFSIMDAEDSKRLLMELMMRDNLSGAESRELVGKAIKFISDWKNDLIEPDKAMDTLDDPEDMIFANLYALYERNLRAYNAVDFDDLIVLPAKILRENAQLRDKWQNRIRYLLVDEYQDTNTAQYELIKLIVGPTGKFTVVGDDDQSIYAWRGARPENMALLKQDFPKLKVIKLEQNYRSTNRILNAANTVIMNNEHLFEKALWSDKGQGEKIRIINCRNDDDESERVAKEIVTHKLRHGNEWEQYAVLYRSNFQARMLEAQLRQLQVPYKLSGGQSFFARSEIKDVMGYLRLILNPEDDSAFLRIVNTPKRGLGPATLEKLGLFAQEHSVSLLAACTHGGLPHVLPTKAYSTLKDFGDFIEHYTRELDQHPDPVPLVRQMIDETGYIDFVRSDSKTPQQEKNRLDNIEMLYTSIQALINRADDDDDKTIDAVIRKLVLLDMLEQQQEEENTNKVNLMTLHAAKGLEFDFVYIMGLEEELLPHRNSIIGETIEEERRLMYVGITRARRELTLTLAAQRRGGGQMRTTTQSRFLEELPEEHLDWPANAKKKKAERDPQVVANEYMANIKALLQKKKK, from the coding sequence ATGAGCAAGCTCAATCCCAAACAACAAGAGGCCATGACTTATGTATCCGGTCCCCTACTGGTTCTAGCGGGTGCAGGCTCAGGTAAAACTTCTGTTATTACCCGTAAGATTGCTTATCTGATTGAACAGTGCAACATTCCTGCTGAGCGTATTACTGCGGTTACCTTTACTAATAAGGCAGCGCGTGAGATGAAAGCCAGGGTAACCACTTTGCTGCCTAAAGAAAAGACCCGTGGCTTAACCGTATCGACCTTCCACCAATTTGGCCTACAGTTTTTGCGCTATGAGCTGCTACACACCCCCTTAAAAGGTAACTTCTCTATTATGGATGCTGAAGACAGTAAGCGTCTATTAATGGAGCTGATGATGCGTGACAACCTATCAGGTGCTGAGAGCCGTGAACTGGTTGGCAAAGCCATTAAGTTTATCTCTGATTGGAAAAACGACTTAATTGAACCTGATAAAGCCATGGATACCTTAGACGATCCAGAAGACATGATTTTTGCCAACTTATATGCCTTATATGAGCGTAATTTGCGTGCTTATAATGCGGTAGACTTTGATGATCTGATTGTGTTGCCCGCCAAAATCTTACGTGAAAATGCACAGCTGCGTGACAAGTGGCAAAACCGTATCCGTTACTTATTGGTCGATGAATATCAAGATACCAACACCGCTCAGTATGAGCTGATTAAGTTGATTGTTGGGCCGACCGGTAAGTTTACAGTGGTAGGTGATGATGACCAGTCTATTTATGCTTGGCGTGGTGCCAGACCAGAAAACATGGCACTGCTTAAACAAGACTTCCCTAAGCTTAAAGTGATTAAGCTTGAGCAAAACTACCGCTCAACCAACCGTATTCTAAACGCAGCCAATACGGTCATCATGAACAATGAGCATTTGTTCGAAAAAGCATTATGGTCGGACAAAGGTCAAGGCGAGAAGATTCGCATTATTAACTGTCGCAACGATGATGATGAGTCAGAGCGTGTAGCGAAAGAAATCGTCACTCACAAACTGCGTCATGGCAATGAGTGGGAGCAATATGCGGTACTGTATCGCAGTAACTTCCAAGCACGAATGCTAGAAGCGCAGCTGCGTCAGTTACAGGTGCCTTATAAGCTCTCTGGCGGGCAATCTTTCTTCGCACGCAGTGAAATTAAAGACGTGATGGGTTATTTGCGCCTTATCCTAAACCCTGAAGATGACAGTGCCTTTTTGCGTATCGTCAATACTCCAAAACGTGGATTGGGTCCAGCCACTTTAGAGAAACTGGGGCTATTTGCGCAGGAGCATAGCGTGTCGTTGCTGGCTGCCTGTACTCACGGTGGCCTGCCTCATGTGCTGCCAACCAAAGCCTATAGCACGCTCAAAGACTTCGGTGACTTTATCGAGCATTACACCCGTGAGCTAGATCAGCATCCAGATCCAGTGCCTTTAGTGCGTCAAATGATCGATGAGACCGGTTATATTGACTTTGTTCGCAGCGACTCCAAAACCCCGCAGCAAGAGAAAAACCGTCTCGATAACATCGAAATGCTGTATACCAGTATTCAAGCGCTAATCAACCGTGCTGATGATGACGATGACAAGACCATTGATGCTGTCATTCGTAAGCTGGTGCTCCTCGATATGCTAGAGCAGCAACAAGAAGAAGAAAATACCAACAAGGTTAACTTAATGACCTTGCACGCTGCCAAAGGTCTAGAGTTTGACTTTGTCTACATTATGGGGCTTGAAGAAGAGCTGTTGCCACATCGCAACTCTATTATTGGTGAGACCATCGAAGAAGAACGCCGCTTGATGTATGTGGGCATTACCCGTGCTCGCCGTGAGCTGACCTTAACCTTGGCGGCTCAACGTCGTGGCGGCGGTCAAATGCGAACGACCACTCAAAGCCGCTTCTTAGAAGAGCTGCCCGAAGAGCATCTAGACTGGCCAGCCAATGCCAAAAAGAAAAAAGCAGAGCGTGATCCACAAGTGGTCGCCAATGAGTATATGGCCAACATTAAAGCGCTATTACAAAAAAAGAAAAAATAG
- a CDS encoding VENN motif pre-toxin domain-containing protein, translating to MSYATGNDMVTGGLGASAGEGTAILLTKYIYKVDSPSELTAEQKDTISNITTLAGVAIGSTTGEVTDAVNAGETAKVAVEDNYLTEAQDRSYSILHNSQNELRILTFVIGLIGAGVAEFTSLKISC from the coding sequence GTGAGCTATGCTACTGGCAATGATATGGTTACTGGTGGATTGGGTGCCAGTGCTGGAGAAGGAACAGCTATTCTATTAACTAAATATATCTACAAAGTAGATAGCCCAAGTGAATTGACCGCTGAACAAAAGGATACCATAAGTAATATCACTACTTTAGCAGGAGTGGCGATTGGCTCTACCACAGGAGAAGTTACTGATGCAGTGAATGCGGGTGAAACGGCTAAGGTGGCGGTTGAGGATAATTATTTAACAGAAGCTCAGGATCGCTCATACTCCATACTACATAATTCTCAAAATGAGCTAAGAATATTAACATTTGTAATTGGTTTGATTGGCGCAGGTGTAGCTGAATTTACTTCATTAAAAATAAGCTGTTGA
- a CDS encoding YeeE/YedE family protein — protein MKTSQTVHVTDIPSSRPSASSLQLAAPQKGLVAGGSLVGLALVVYLFATQQLSQPILMILGFLLGFTLFHARFGFTSAFRRMTSVGNGQALRAHMLMLAIAVSLFAPILAYGISFFGGPVAGYVAPVGVSLLVGSFMFGIGMQLGGGCASGTLYAVGGGRSVMFITLIFFIIGATIGAYHLPFWTEEMPSMGAYSLATSTGLGYGGAWAVSLVLFALIAWITWVIEKKKHAPKMAPLPTAQGWVRIFRGAWPLFAAAIVLAVLNALTLMTRGEPWGVTSAFALWGSKIASLGGFDVANWGYWQGDNAAALQSSIFADSTTVLNFGIMIGAFVASAAGGLFKFTQITFGNFLASVIGGLLMGYGARLAFGCNIGAYFGGIASFSLHGYIWGVLAMAGTFLALYLRPIFGLSVPKITDSFC, from the coding sequence ATGAAAACATCACAAACGGTTCATGTGACGGATATACCGTCAAGCCGTCCATCCGCATCCTCCTTGCAGCTTGCTGCACCACAAAAAGGCTTGGTGGCTGGCGGCAGCTTGGTAGGGCTGGCATTGGTAGTTTATTTGTTTGCGACCCAGCAACTGTCACAACCGATATTAATGATATTGGGCTTTTTACTCGGATTTACTTTATTTCATGCCCGTTTTGGGTTTACCTCTGCTTTTCGGCGCATGACCTCAGTGGGTAACGGCCAAGCCCTGCGTGCGCATATGCTAATGCTGGCCATTGCAGTGAGCTTGTTTGCGCCTATTTTGGCGTATGGCATCAGCTTCTTTGGCGGCCCGGTTGCCGGTTATGTGGCGCCAGTGGGGGTAAGCTTACTGGTTGGCTCATTTATGTTCGGTATTGGGATGCAGCTGGGTGGCGGTTGTGCGTCAGGCACCTTATATGCAGTCGGCGGCGGTCGCTCGGTGATGTTTATTACCTTAATTTTCTTTATTATCGGCGCAACCATTGGCGCCTACCACTTACCGTTTTGGACAGAAGAGATGCCGTCAATGGGCGCTTATTCGCTAGCGACCTCGACCGGCCTTGGCTATGGCGGCGCTTGGGCTGTATCTCTTGTGTTGTTTGCTTTGATTGCCTGGATAACTTGGGTGATCGAGAAGAAGAAACATGCGCCCAAAATGGCACCACTGCCAACAGCACAAGGCTGGGTACGTATCTTTCGTGGTGCATGGCCTTTATTTGCGGCAGCCATCGTGTTGGCGGTGCTTAATGCGTTAACTTTAATGACCCGTGGCGAGCCTTGGGGTGTAACCTCAGCCTTTGCCCTGTGGGGCTCTAAGATTGCCAGTCTCGGCGGCTTTGATGTGGCCAACTGGGGCTATTGGCAAGGCGATAATGCGGCTGCTTTACAGTCGTCTATCTTTGCTGATTCAACCACTGTATTAAACTTTGGCATTATGATCGGTGCGTTTGTGGCATCGGCTGCTGGCGGTTTGTTTAAGTTTACTCAGATTACTTTTGGTAATTTCTTGGCCTCAGTAATTGGCGGTTTGTTAATGGGCTATGGCGCACGTTTGGCATTTGGCTGTAACATTGGTGCTTACTTCGGTGGTATCGCCTCGTTTAGTTTGCATGGCTATATTTGGGGTGTATTGGCGATGGCAGGTACTTTTTTAGCCTTATATCTGCGTCCTATATTTGGTTTGTCTGTGCCGAAGATTACCGATTCGTTTTGCTAG
- a CDS encoding WG repeat-containing protein gives MRQNAQAVAVSDCYDEANNIFVYGCQSQSELPNDLLLASRDGKYGYVNHNHDIVIDFKYEDAATFSEGLAAVSLDNQYGYIDQHGNEVIGFKFDYAESFNNGQALVCDSFRYTFINRSGVVVSKYKLQSYVEFTDGLAIFEQNEKYGLINQSGDIIIAAKYDGITSFSEGLIGVQVIKYDKDDVDILSGYINLEGETVIPLEYENGYAFSQGLAPVEKQGKFGFINRNNEVVIPFKFDHAHAFSDGNLARVKIGEQWGFIHLNGELAFPLYDNASLFRDGLSTVRKHGKSGVINTAGDTVIAFEFDMAYFDFIDGLARVNKAGKWGVIDTQRNIIIPIEYDEIGYFSEGLIAANKNGSWGYLDHQGKVVIGFNYQSAAAFVAGLAPVQLNDKYGFINRKGEPLIAFDYDMAYCFENGLAAVEQDGVLGFINTSGKLVIPYRFDMVGRQSYGLIQVKTLDGDWIKLNFKGHTMTTIKTQAFGSTHSLLGLKIY, from the coding sequence ATGAGGCAAAACGCTCAAGCCGTGGCAGTGAGTGATTGCTACGATGAGGCTAACAATATTTTCGTATATGGGTGTCAATCACAAAGCGAGCTACCGAACGACCTATTGTTAGCGTCTAGAGATGGCAAATATGGTTATGTTAATCACAATCATGACATTGTTATTGACTTTAAATATGAGGATGCTGCCACGTTCTCTGAAGGCTTAGCGGCAGTATCGTTAGACAATCAATATGGATACATTGATCAACATGGCAATGAGGTTATTGGGTTTAAGTTTGACTATGCCGAGTCATTTAACAACGGTCAAGCTTTAGTCTGTGACTCATTTCGTTATACCTTTATCAACCGCAGCGGGGTCGTAGTTTCGAAATATAAGCTGCAAAGTTATGTCGAATTCACAGACGGCTTAGCCATTTTTGAACAAAATGAAAAGTATGGTCTGATAAACCAATCTGGAGATATCATTATTGCTGCTAAATATGATGGTATCACCAGCTTCTCAGAGGGGCTAATCGGCGTCCAAGTTATTAAATATGACAAAGACGATGTTGATATCTTATCTGGCTATATCAATCTTGAGGGTGAAACGGTCATACCTCTCGAGTATGAAAATGGCTATGCGTTCTCACAGGGACTCGCGCCTGTTGAAAAGCAGGGTAAGTTTGGCTTTATAAATCGCAATAATGAGGTCGTTATCCCTTTTAAATTTGATCATGCTCATGCATTTTCTGACGGCAATCTGGCTCGTGTGAAGATCGGTGAACAATGGGGATTTATCCATTTAAATGGCGAATTAGCCTTTCCGCTTTACGATAATGCAAGCCTGTTCCGTGATGGTCTAAGCACTGTGAGAAAACACGGTAAATCCGGTGTCATCAATACCGCAGGCGATACCGTCATAGCTTTTGAATTTGATATGGCCTATTTTGACTTTATTGATGGATTAGCTAGAGTCAATAAAGCTGGTAAATGGGGCGTCATCGATACGCAACGCAATATCATCATTCCCATAGAATATGACGAGATAGGCTATTTTAGTGAGGGATTAATTGCCGCCAATAAAAATGGCAGCTGGGGCTATTTAGACCATCAAGGTAAGGTGGTTATTGGCTTTAATTATCAAAGTGCTGCTGCTTTTGTTGCCGGCTTGGCACCGGTTCAACTCAATGACAAATATGGATTTATTAATCGTAAAGGCGAGCCGCTTATTGCATTTGACTATGACATGGCCTATTGCTTTGAAAATGGGTTGGCAGCGGTTGAGCAAGACGGTGTTTTAGGTTTTATCAACACCTCTGGAAAGTTGGTCATTCCCTATCGTTTTGATATGGTAGGTCGCCAATCCTATGGATTAATTCAGGTTAAAACCTTGGATGGTGACTGGATAAAGCTCAACTTCAAAGGTCATACAATGACCACTATCAAGACGCAGGCTTTTGGGTCAACTCACTCATTACTGGGTTTAAAAATTTATTAA